Proteins encoded within one genomic window of Pieris rapae chromosome 1, ilPieRapa1.1, whole genome shotgun sequence:
- the LOC110997436 gene encoding pre-mRNA-processing factor 39, which produces MEDDASSELQKCLSENPMETDESPLINENSNGLSHLLTDGEFSGVDAAVDESSVSNQGFLNAVELSAGSVGDYLENNAEGYNTDSFDVGDMAVNFPTDSLDADSRLSDAFKLNDFSESDSKQNDNEMSNGEYPVHESMEINDVENSENNSKDCDKTESSNPNAKTVCSTTEDVISVTPSDVPEAYDTDVVGSQSKQEELHETGSASKKSENNSKDKPKPEKSAQPDVEGKQQEKVKQIKTVVQDEDGNSKIGGAEETEVVSEDELPVVQKPSIKDAENVSDDELPGPKPAELPADTEVVSEDELPASKKETTRKRKPDEEGDYDPESPTSEKKQAVAKNGESKPIPAEKRSSIDEKPKKKVLPELDKYWKVVNDDPTDFTGWTYLLQYVDQESDAEAAREAYDAFLSHYPYCYGYWRKYADYEKRKGNKKKCLEVLERGLRAIPLSVDLWIHYLNHIKSTRQEEHAYIRAQYERAVEACGLEFRSDRLWESYIKWEAENGSALNVTEIYDRLLSTPTLGYTSHFDNFQEHVMSEPVAGVVSREELVRLRAEVREGGGRAPAVDLPPGEDEPVDHVASEEEAQAIKERVIAARRKVHKSTGEEVAARWTFEEGIKRPYFHVKPLERCQLKNWKAYLEWEKQHGSFERALVLHERCLIACALYEEFWMRLIKFLEEKSDGAPELVSLEREVLERACTVHHHDKPELHLHWAHFEEANGHPARAAEILDRIEKTCPQLVQIQYRRVNLERRRGDYDRCVRLYEGYIAAAKTKAVASALSVKYARFLTHVKRDPAAARKALDDAVERDPLNARLHLQRLDLALHCPDTPYEQLEELVRSYEKREGADPETCARFAWRWRELAEELGGAAGARAAHRHARALDRHLRKRARKDKHEATPAQQSAAAADGKKKDGAAVQTSATTASGAYYGGAGAAAQYDQSYAQSYQPPWGYQQPPAGYQPHAPWPQYPNYY; this is translated from the exons ATGGAAGATGACGCCAGTTCAGAATTACAG AAATGTTTATCAGAAAACCCCATGGAAACAGATGAAAGTCCCTTGATAAATGAAAACTCGAACGGACTCTCACATTTGCTCACAGATGGAGAATTTAGCGGCGTTGATGCTGCCGTTGACGAGTCGTCAGTATCAAACCAGGGGTTTCTTAACGCAGTTGAATTGTCTGCCGGTAGTGTAGGCGATTATCTAGAAAACAACGCTGAGGGTTACAACACAGATTCTTTTGATGTAGGAGACATGGCAGTAAATTTTCCTACTGATTCTCTGGATGCTGATTCCCGTTTAAGTGATGCTTTTAAACTTAATGACTTCAGTGAAAGTGATTCTAAgcaaaatgataatgaaatgtCTAATGGTGAGTATCCAGTTCATGAGAGTATGGAAATAAATGATGTTGAAAACAGTGAAAATAACTCTAAAGATTGTGATAAAACTGAAAGTAGTAATCCGAATGCAAAAACTGTATGTAGTACTACTGAAGATGTCATCTCAGTCACACCAAGTGATGTCCCAGAGGCTTATGATACTGATGTAGTTGGATCACAATCTAag CAAGAAGAACTCCACGAAACTGGTTCTGCTAGTAAAAAGTCTGAGAATAATTCTAAAGATAAACCTAAACCAGAAAAGTCTGCACAACCAGATGTTGAAGGAAAACAACAGGAAaaagttaaacaaataaaaacagttgTACAAGATGAGGATGGGAATTCTAAA attggTGGGGCAGAGGAAACAGAAGTGGTTTCAGAAGATGAATTACCAGTTGTGCAAAAGCCAAGCATTAAAGATGCGGAAAATGTGTCTGATGATGAACTACCAGGCCCTAAGCCAGCTGAACTTCCTGCTGACACTGAA GTGGTTTCTGAAGATGAATTGCCAGcatcaaaaaaagaaacaactCGTAAGAGAAAGCCAGACGAAGAAGGAGATTATGATCCAGAATCTCCAACATCGGAAAAGAAACAAGCAGTCGCTAAg aatggGGAGAGCAAACCAATTCCTGCCGAAAAGAGATCTTCAATAGACGAAAAGCCCAAGAAGAAAGTGCTGCCAGAACTGGACAAATATTGGAAAGTAGTTAACGATGATCCCACTGATTTCACTGGTTGGACTTATTTATTGCAGTATGTCGACCAAGAG AGCGACGCGGAGGCCGCCCGCGAGGCGTACGACGCGTTTCTCTCACATTATCCGTATTGCTACGGCTACTGGAGGAAATACGCCGATTACGAAAAGcgtaaaggaaataaaaagaaatgccTCGAG GTATTGGAAAGGGGGCTCAGAGCCATCCCTCTGTCGGTGGACCTCTGGATACACTATCTCAATCATATCAAAAGCACTAGACAAGAGGAGCACGCCTACATCCGCGCGCAGTACGAACGCGCCGTAG AGGCCTGCGGCTTAGAATTCCGGTCCGACAGGCTCTGGGAGTCCTACATCAAGTGGGAAGCCGAAAACGGATCGGCCCTCAACGTCACCGAGATCTACGATCGCCTGCTCTCCACTCCGACGCTCGGATACACATCTCATTTTGACAA TTTCCAGGAGCACGTGATGTCGGAGCCCGTGGCGGGCGTGGTGAGCCGCGAGGAGCTGGTGCGTCTGCGGGCCGAGGTGCGAGAGGGCGGCGGCCGGGCGCCGGCCGTGGACCTGCCTCCGGGGGAGGACGAACCCGTGGACCACGTC GCATCCGAAGAAGAGGCGCAGGCGATCAAGGAGCGCGTGATCGCAGCTCGGAGGAAGGTGCACAAGAGCACCGGAGAAGAAGTGGCCGCTCGCTGGACCTTCGAGGAGGGG ataaaacgTCCATACTTCCACGTGAAGCCGCTGGAGCGGTGCCAGTTGAAGAACTGGAAGGCCTATCTGGAGTGGGAGAAGCAGCACGGCTCCTTCGAGAGGGCGCTGGTGCTTCACGAGCGGTGTCTCATCGCCTGCGCTCTCTACGAAGAGTTTTGGATGAGG TTGATCAAGTTCCTGGAAGAGAAGTCGGACGGTGCCCCCGAACTGGTGTCGCTGGAGCGCGAGGTCCTGGAGAGGGCCTGCACCGTGCACCATCACGACAAGCCCGAGCTGCACCTGCACTGGGCGCACTTCGAGGAGGCGAACGGCCACCCCGCCCGCGCCGCCGAGATCCTCGACCGCATCGAGAAGACCTGCCCGCAACTCGTGCAAATCCAGTACAG GCGGGTCAACCTGGAGCGGCGTCGAGGCGACTACGACCGATGCGTCCGCCTGTACGAGGGCTACATCGCCGCCGCCAAGACCAAGGCGGTGGCTTCGGCCCTCTCCGTGAAGTACGCCCGGTTCCTGACACACGTGAAGAGGGACCCGGCGGCCGCCCGGAAGGCTTTGGACGACGCCGTGGAACGCGATCCTCTCAACGCCAGGCTGCATCTGCAGAGGCTGGACCTCGCCTTGCACTGTCCGGACACGCCCTACGAACAATTGGAAG AACTGGTCCGCTCTTACGAGAAGCGAGAGGGCGCCGACCCGGAGACGTGCGCCCGCTTCGCGTGGCGCTGGCGGGAGCTAGCCGAGGAGCTGGGGGGAGCCGCCGGCGCCCGGGCCGCCCATCGGCACGCCAGGGCCCTCGACCGGCATCTGCGCAAGAGGGCTCGCAAGGATAAGCACGAGGCGACGCCCGCGCAGCAgtcggcggcggcggcggacGGCAAGAAGAAGGACGGCGCCGCGGTCCAGACGAGCGCGACGACCGCCAGCGGCGCCTACTACGGGGGCGCGGGCGCCGCGGCCCAGTACGACCAGTCCTACGCGCAGTCCTACCAGCCGCCCTGGGGCTACCAGCAGCCGCCCGCCGGCTACCAGCCCCATGCCCCTTGGCCCCAGTACCCCAACTACTATTAG
- the LOC110997482 gene encoding 39S ribosomal protein L9, mitochondrial has protein sequence MWGLRAFLNKNTVVEQASFFQQIRNTFILKRRWPPPLHKKNGRVPKLKARHFVYDLIEDTNINKKPDLKVILNQFVDGAGNVGDILTLRPNVAYKEFLLPGLAVYATPDNLQKYKAAENKSRESSDFSSPYVQRTINCLSQTVLQITMNKTTPWKLEPWHIKTSLRKAGYIVPEEAITMPPKEITGPDLTLQEKEFFITVKINNKEEVNVRCRIHHWATGLERLPWEEFHWKKPLEALIPEQAEILEKMPLPQ, from the exons ATGTGGGGATTGCGtgcttttctaaataaaaataccgttGTAGAACAAGCTTCATTTTTCCAACAAATTAGA AACACGTTCATTCTTAAGCGACGCTGGCCACCACCGCTTCACAAGAAGAATGGAAGAGTaccaaaattaaaagcaaggcattttgtttatgatttaattgaagatacaaacattaataaaaaacctgatttaaaagtaatattaaatcaatttgttGATG gTGCTGGCAATGTTGGCGATATATTGACTTTGCGTCCTAATGTTGcatataaagaatttttactTCCTGGTCTTGCTGTATATGCAACACCTGACAACTTACAAAAGTACAAAGCTGCTGAAAACAAATCAAGGGAATCATCTGATTTTAGTTCCCCTTATGTGCAAAGA ACAATTAACTGTTTATCTCAaacagttttacaaataacTATGAATAAGACTACACCATGGAAACTTGAGCCTTGGCATATTAAAACATCATTGCGCAAAGCTGGTTATATAGTACCTGAAGAAGCTATTACAATGCCTCCAAAGGAAATCACAGGACCAGATTTAACTTTACAAGAAAAGGAGTTTTTCATTACAGTTAAA ataaataataaagaagaagTAAATGTAAGATGCCGCATCCACCATTGGGCAACAGGTTTAGAGAGACTGCCTTGGGAAGAGTTTCATTGGAAAAAACCTTTAGAGGCTCTTATTCCAGAACAAGCtgaaattttagaaaaaatgcCTCTACCTCAATGA
- the LOC110997440 gene encoding LOW QUALITY PROTEIN: AT-rich interactive domain-containing protein 4B (The sequence of the model RefSeq protein was modified relative to this genomic sequence to represent the inferred CDS: inserted 2 bases in 1 codon) — translation MQGDDPPYLPVGTDVSAKYKGAFCEAKVKKVVRNIKCKVTLKAGGISTVNDDVIKGTLRVGSTVEIKQDPKKDPIEAVITKIQDCSQYTVVFDDGDITTLRRSALCLKSGRHFNESETLDQLPLTHPEHFSTPVIAGRRGRRGRAQSDESEGEGSSRRTKADSAEREPHVGRVVLVESASATERRRPHQPAFPALVVAPTAQIKVKEDYLVRSFKDGRYYTVPKKEAREFRKGGAPPEWSGVEAALQYLDDGVLPPHWDRDSLFDEPRNTSDDSSDDEPREEKDHFVAQLYKFMDDRGTPLNRNPTIANRDIDLYRLFRVVQKLGGYNRVTNQNQWKTIADKMGFHPVTTSITNLCKQAYKKFLHSFEDFYRKLGVTLVAHPRGARTPPAGRSLIRDRDKQPPAAAASATPATPTPTPTPTPAPTPLAAASTPTSVSCASTRGRDKDSDKSETEKSDKSEKSEKEEKIEKSRVSDEDDSADNQPLAPRCATPKSEKEKEKDKSWPASEERVPVKSRSLSKTRSLPPAKSESHEKHLPKRRPLSSKLNEGGGSISRGSRRPHVSTDSDSSGRASRCGLGKKTPSRRSQSANSASSGNTVASDGGKRPRKRKSTEPSASEPVGRSGSSNVKAQVGDRLKVYYGPAQSESKVTYEAKVIEVSRGGLLRVHYTGWNTRYDEWIKPRRIALNVSQLEAEKGTSVGRRARSKRPEGLAAQVSGKSVRSDSDSDSDADSKGPPKKPDGKTSPKTPTQSKEAKAGGDGSGKPRKRPGRAVSTPSASSPPKRPRADAPHPNQGRQGRDYDLNEIRSELKGLQTVKQEPEEAIDGELVPADRSDADPAAAPTASAEGTRSDGQTEDVYEFKEPEPFELELHDEKKKRTHRIFDDISPTKYASTLSKSLSEEISEDPSRPRPAFGSPSPSPSSFGDFVPTRDPPERRSPEGDSKDGSFSLDDDSLPGEGSSGPVFEGFTPAKNQETYSKKNKVPKMREMIDDSPESPADDERSSEDESEITVKEEKRSPSPAISTPVVTKMAEPIEEDPGEGEPEPSEEVKDAITLLEALPPLESIPMPPDTPPPQGELQITGASPKENVERTEDVKDEKIRAEEINLSSIPLPEAEPKTPPRVKIEKLDPVPAPAELDAPASPIDTEEDKSEPDSPARIDVLPEPPPGFLLQSEGPKIAEKLLKAINSAKRLSTSPPPAEDRPDTPERVHSTVKKLDEDESPVLKLDSLKAPARLEVAKRASPAEAKDSIFGEPAEAADAKREAADIKKLKPKESPLSPLPSAPSSLERRKSVADLPLGAGKNNKVLSDTIQKLSSQINQSASAAAPPPQPFRPEDDGSDSTDSDDSDRRFVVVKSSARSVRRSGGANGHSETVFAQVDHRQGGRRAGRAXHAGKSAGEWSAGQTLLMLEDACKNQRKHGANVVVAGGSRGAAPEDDGSLSLLLCEETIPGSPAPDAEPAPSRNPAPHTPFACAPQHHHRDAPGGPGVFAGAARVASGDRRRDSAEARRVEADAARDDDRADGWPRRHALIDNTPPTTPDSSLDLSPPRERRTSERDGPAERKDEEEDGRAPPDGGRPAASGRARLTSESSSGGRGRGRRPRRDTDDHHPLKYDFYVDLDPAWDSRSRIKLLTTRMSDLRKAYHSVKAELAAIDRRRKKLRRKEREAVKAAKAACS, via the exons ATG CAGGGTGATGATCCACCTTACCTTCCAGTGGGAACTGATGTTAGTGCTAAGTATAAAGGTGCATTTTGTGAAGCAAAGGTAAAGAAAGTGGTACGCAACATTAAGTGTAAG gtaACTCTTAAAGCTGGAGGAATTTCTACCGTTAAcgacgatgtaataaaaggAACCTTGAGAGTTGGCAGTACTGTAGAAATAAAGCAGGATCCAAAGAAAGACCCCATTGAAGCTGTCATTACTAAAATACAAGATTGTAGCCAGTACACTGTTG TATTCGACGATGGCGACATCACGACATTACGTAGATCGGCTTTGTGTCTCAAGAGTGGAAGGCATTTCAACGAGAGCGAGACCCTGGATCAACTGCCCCTCACTCATCCGGAGCACTTTTCCACGCCCGTTATAGCCGGTAGACGCGGGCGCAGAGGCAGGGCACA ATCCGACGAAAGCGAAGGCGAAGGGAGCTCGCGTCGCACGAAGGCGGACAGCGCAGAGAGGGAGCCCCACGTCGGCCGAGTGGTCCTCGTGGAGTCGGCCAGCGCAACGGAGCGGAGGCGACCCCACCAGCCGGCTTTCCCGGCGCTCGTGGTCGCGCCGACCGCTCAGATCAAGGTCAAGGAGGACTACCTCGTGAGGTCCTTCAAAGACGGCAGATA CTACACTGTGCCGAAGAAAGAGGCGCGCGAGTTCCGCAAGGGCGGCGCCCCTCCGGAGTGGAGCGGCGTGGAGGCGGCGCTGCAATACCTCGACGACGGAGTGCTGCCGCCGCACTGGGACCGCGACTCGCTCTTCGACGAGCCCCGAAACACGTCCGACGAC AGCTCGGACGACGAGCCTCGCGAGGAGAAGGACCACTTCGTGGCGCAGCTCTACAAGTTCATGGACGACCGCGGGACTCCGCTCAATCGCAATCCCACCATCGCCAACAGAGACATCGACCTTTACCGACTCTTCCGA GTGGTGCAGAAGTTGGGAGGCTACAATCGGGTCACCAACCAAAATCAATGGAAGACTATAGCCGATAAAATGGGCTTTCACCCAGTCACCACGAGCATCACCAACTTGTGTAAGCAAGCCTACAAGAA GTTCCTCCACAGCTTCGAGGATTTCTATCGCAAGCTGGGCGTGACTCTGGTGGCGCACCCTCGCGGCGCTCGGACGCCTCCAGCCGGCCGCTCACTCATCCGAGACCGTGACAAGCAGCCGCCCGCGGCCGCCGCCTCTGCCACACCCGCCACGCCCACGCCCACTCCCACGCCCACGCCCGCGCCCACGCCTTTGGCCGCCGCCTCCACTCCCACCTCCGTCTCCTGCGCCTCCACC CGCGGGAGAGACAAGGACTCGGACAAGAGCGAAACGGAGAAGAGCGACAAGAGCGAAAAGAGCGAGAAGGAGGAGAAGATAGAGAAGTCCCGGGTGAGCGACGAGGACGACAGCGCCGACAACCAGCCGCTGGCGCCGCGCTGCGCCACGCCCAA GTCTGAAAAGGAGAAGGAGAAAGACAAGAGTTGGCCCGCGAGCGAAGAGAGAGTCCCCGTTAAGTCTAGATCCCTCTCGAAGACGAGGAGCCTCCCTCCCGCCAAGAGCGAGTCGCACGAGAAGCACCTCCCGAAGAGGAGGCCCCTGTCCTCGAAGC TGAACGAAGGCGGCGGCTCCATCTCTCGAGGTTCGCGAAGACCCCACGTGTCCACCGACAGCGACAGTTCCGGCCGGGCTTCGAG GTGCGGGCTCGGGAAGAAGACGCCGAGTCGGCGGAGTCAGAGCGCCAACTCGGCGAGCAGCGGCAACACCGTCGCCTCCGACGGCGGCAAACGACCGCGCAAGAGGAAGTCCACCGA GCCGTCCGCGAGCGAGCCGGTCGGGAGATCGGGCAGTTCCAACGTCAAGGCGCAAGTGGGCGACAGGCTCAAAGTGTACTACGGCCCCGCCCAGTCGGAATCGAAG GTGACCTACGAGGCGAAGGTGATCGAGGTGTCCCGCGGCGGACTCCTGCGCGTGCACTACACGGGCTGGAACACGCGCTACGACGAGTGGATCAAGCCCCGACGCATCGCGCTCAACGTCTCGCAGCTCGAGGCCGAGAAG GGGACGAGCGTCGGCAGACGAGCGAGGAGCAAGCGCCCGGAAGGTCTCGCGGCGCAGGTTTCGGGCAAATCCGTTCGGTCGGACAGCGACAGCGACTCGGACGCGGACTCGAAGGGGCCGCCGAAGAAGCCGGACGGCAAAACCAGCCCGAAGA CTCCGACGCAATCGAAGGAAGCCAAGGCCGGCGGCGACGGCTCCGGGAAGCCTCGGAAGAGGCCCGGCCGAGCGGTGTCCACTCCGTCGGCCTCCTCCCCGCCCAAGAGGCCGCGTGCCGACGCGCCTCATCCGAACCAGGGACGCCAAGGCAGGGATTACGACCTCAACGAGATACGGTCCGAACTCAAAGGGCTTCAAACCGTGAAACAGGAGCCGGAGGAGGCGATCGACGGCGAGCTCGTCCCGGCCGACCGGTCGGATGCGGATCCCGCCGCGGCGCCCACGGCGTCCGCCGAGGGGACCCGGTCGGACGGACAGACCGAAGACGTCTACGAGTTTAAAGAGCCCGAGCCGTTCGAACTCGAGCTGCACGATGAGAAGAAAAAGAGAACTCATCGGATCTTCGACGATATTTCGCCCACGAAGTACGCCTCGACGCTGTCCAAATCTCTCAGCGAAGAGATATCCGAAGATCCCTCGAGACCCCGACCGGCGTTCGGGTCCCCTTCGCCCTCGCCTTCGTCGTTCGGAGACTTTGTTCCCACTCGCGACCCCCCGGAGCGGCGGAGCCCCGAGGGAGACTCCAAAGACGGGTCGTTCTCCCTGGACGACGACTCTCTTCCCGGCGAAGGAAGTTCGGGGCCCGTTTTCGAAGGGTTCACTCCCGCTAAGAACCAAGAGACGTattcgaaaaaaaataaagttcctAAAATGCGAGAGATGATTGACGACTCTCCGGAGAGTCCGGCCGATGATGAGCGGTCGTCGGAAGACGAGAGCGAGATCACCGTCAAGGAAGAGAAACGTTCGCCCAGCCCGGCGATCTCGACGCCCGTCGTCACGAAAATGGCCGAACCCATCGAGGAAGACCCCGGCGAGGGAGAACCTGAGCCAAGCGAGGAAGTCAAGGATGCGATTACTCTTCTGGAGGCATTGCCGCCTCTCGAGTCTATACCGATGCCTCCCGACACTCCGCCCCCGCAGGGCGAGCTCCAAATCACCGGAGCCTCGCCGAAAGAAAACGTCGAACGGACTGAAGATGTGAAAGATGAGAAAATAAGAGCCGAAGAAATAAACCTTTCGTCGATTCCGCTTCCCGAAGCCGAACCGAAAACACCGCCCAGGGTAAAGATAGAGAAACTCGACCCCGTCCCCGCACCGGCCGAACTCGACGCTCCCGCGAGCCCGATCGACACCGAGGAAGACAAATCGGAACCCGACAGTCCCGCGCGGATCGACGTCCTACCGGAGCCTCCTCCCGGGTTCCTTTTGCAATCCGAGGGACCCAAGATCGCCGAGAAACTGCTCAAAGCCATCAACAGCGCCAAACGCCTGTCCACGTCCCCGCCCCCGGCGGAGGACCGTCCCGACACTCCCGAGAGGGTCCATTCCACCGTCAAAAAGTTAGACGAAGACGAGTCGCCCGTTCTCAAACTAGATTCGCTCAAGGCCCCGGCCCGGCTCGAGGTCGCCAAGAGAGCGAGTCCCGCGGAAGCGAAAGACTCCATATTCGGCGAGCCGGCCGAAGCGGCGGACGCGAAACGCGAAGCCGCGGATATCAAGAAGCTGAAGCCCAAAGAATCGCCGCTCTCGCCGCTGCCGAGCGCCCCGAGCTCCCTCGAGAGGCGGAAGAGCGTGGCCGATTTGCCGCTCGGCGCGGGGAAGAATAACAAGGTGCTGAGCGACACTATTCAAAAACTATCCAGTCAAATCAACCAATCGGCGTCGGCGGCCGCTCCGCCCCCGCAGCCCTTCCGGCCCGAAGACGACGGAAGCGACTCCACGGATTCGGACGACTCCGACAGAAGGTTCGTAGTCGTTAAGTCGTCGGCTCGCTCCGTCCGGCGCTCGGGCGGCGCGAACGGACATTCAGAGACTGTTTTCGCGCAGGTTGATCATCGACAGGGCGGCCGACGAGCGGGCCGGGC CCACGCCGGCAAGTCGGCGGGCGAGTGGAGCGCCGGCCAGACGCTGCTCATGCTGGAGGACGCCTGCAAGAACCAGCGCAAGCACG GCGCCAACGTGGTGGTGGCCGGCGGCAGCCGCGGCGCTGCGCCCGAGGACGACGGCAGCCTGTCCCTGCTGCTGTGCGAGGAGACCATTCCGGGCTCCCCGGCGCCCGACGCCGAGCCGGCTCCCTCGCGCAACCCCGCGCCGCACACGCCCTTCGCCTGTGCGCCGCAGCACCATCACCGGGACGCCCCCGGGGGCCCGGGCGTCTTCGCCGGGGCGGCTCGCGTCGCGTCGGGCGACCGGCGGCGCGACTCCGCCGAGGCGCGGCGGGTCGAGGCCGACGCGGCCCGCGACGACGACCGAGCCGACGGCTGGCCGAGGAGGCACGCTCTGATCGACAACACTCCGCCCACCACGCCCGACAGCAGTCTGGACCTGTCGCCGCCCAG AGAGCGACGCACGTCGGAGCGAGACGGCCCCGCGGAGCGCAAGGACGAGGAGGAGGACGGCCGAGCGCCGCCCGACGGAGGCAGACCTGCCG CGAGCGGACGGGCGCGGCTGACGTCGGAGAGCTCGAGCGGCGGACGCGGCAGGGGCCGGCGCCCCCGCAGGGACACGGACGACCACCACCCGCTCAAGTACGACTTCTACGTGGATCTCG ACCCCGCCTGGGACTCTCGGTCGCGCATCAAACTGCTGACGACGAGGATGTCGGATCTCCGCAAGGCGTACCACTCCGTCAAG GCCGAGTTGGCGGCCATCGATCGCCGGAGAAAGAAATTGAGACGCAAAGAGAGAGAGG CCGTGAAAGCCGCCAAGGCGGCGTGCTCGTGA